One window of the Allosaccharopolyspora coralli genome contains the following:
- a CDS encoding GtrA family protein: protein MQESGRPGLLGRYWRLVSRYAAASAVATVVSQLVFLASYSLGAPPPLATMLAWLCGAIPNFLLNRRTWGGGDAVRGELARFAIVSVGTAVLAALVTTGVEQLAVTWFANSRPTQVALVQAAFLGTYVAMFVVKFFLIDRFVFTAHRKDVSTEA, encoded by the coding sequence GTGCAGGAGAGCGGCAGGCCCGGTCTGCTCGGCCGTTACTGGCGGCTGGTGAGCCGATACGCGGCGGCCTCGGCCGTCGCGACGGTCGTCAGCCAGCTCGTGTTCCTCGCGTCCTACAGCCTCGGGGCCCCGCCACCGCTGGCCACGATGCTCGCCTGGCTGTGCGGAGCGATCCCGAACTTCCTGCTCAACCGTCGAACCTGGGGCGGCGGCGACGCCGTTCGCGGCGAGCTCGCACGGTTCGCGATCGTGTCCGTCGGGACCGCGGTGCTCGCCGCGCTCGTCACCACCGGTGTCGAACAGCTCGCCGTCACCTGGTTCGCGAATTCACGGCCGACGCAGGTCGCGTTGGTGCAGGCCGCGTTCCTCGGGACCTATGTGGCGATGTTCGTGGTGAAGTTCTTCCTCATCGACCGGTTCGTGTTCACCGCGCACCGCAAGGACGTCAGCACCGAGGCCTGA
- a CDS encoding glycosyltransferase, which produces MARLLRRHWLLALLVLGGATLRVITQLAYQPALLYIDSFRYLEDLGVFYPGGINPIGYEVLMLGPLMLLAPFAGDFAFVVGAQHLIGILLGVAIYVLLRRLGVRNWLAALACAPVLLDAYQVQIEHMIMSDLLFQVLLLGAVALLTWWGPPGPKVAALAGLVLGLSVLVRLVGLTLIVPAVVFVLVAAGMRPKGGWLRRIGTAAALTAAFLAVVVGYGFYTLSTTGNFALSGTTGSVVYGRTAVVADCAALDLTPEEEIVCPDEPVEERQERGIDFYIHVFAYPGVLESLPEGFDYAAAQSSFAKKVVLNQPGDVVSGVVRDFLKGFAPTRTQSPGDVPLDRWQFQLQYPFHDIPEWYVMEYLERYDDGELYVDVELASWLRSYQLSYGYTPGTVLGVLLLASVAAMLGVGRARRSGLRAACLLPAGLATTVLSTAAAMEFSWRYQLPALVLLPIAGALGLTAIFGRRPDDAGGESAEASSVTPTGRPARAAPKESDMTATFPDEVDRTALDDYAERYGDQGFAPVVVLIAAYNEEAAIADVLDGMPSTSCGLDVDTLVVVDGASDDTADVAKQHNAYTCVVPTNRGQGAALRLGYRLAGERGAKYVVTTDADGQYDIAELPSLLQPLIDDEADFVTGSRRLGRSETTDGLRKAGTYVFAWVVSALTGQTVTDTSFGFRGMKVEVANTVRLEQNQYQSSELLVGVLAHGYRVLEKPMTMLERSAGESKKGNNILYGYRYTKVVLGTLWRERREESRRAQDRVDDNVSAATAGSTGHH; this is translated from the coding sequence GTGGCGCGTCTGCTGCGTCGGCACTGGCTGCTGGCGCTGCTCGTCCTCGGCGGCGCCACACTCCGGGTGATCACCCAGCTCGCGTACCAGCCGGCGCTGCTCTACATCGACTCGTTCCGGTACCTCGAGGACCTGGGCGTGTTCTACCCCGGCGGGATCAACCCGATCGGCTACGAGGTCCTGATGCTGGGGCCGTTGATGCTGCTCGCACCCTTCGCGGGTGACTTCGCGTTCGTCGTCGGCGCACAGCACCTCATCGGGATCCTGCTCGGCGTCGCGATCTACGTGCTGCTGCGGCGGCTCGGCGTGCGGAACTGGCTGGCCGCACTGGCCTGCGCACCGGTGCTGCTGGACGCCTACCAGGTGCAGATCGAGCACATGATCATGTCCGATCTGCTCTTCCAGGTGTTGCTGCTCGGTGCGGTCGCGCTGCTGACCTGGTGGGGCCCGCCCGGCCCGAAAGTGGCCGCGCTCGCCGGCCTGGTTCTCGGCCTCTCGGTACTGGTGCGTCTCGTCGGCCTCACCCTCATCGTCCCGGCCGTGGTGTTCGTGCTGGTCGCAGCCGGTATGCGCCCGAAGGGCGGGTGGCTGCGCCGGATCGGGACGGCGGCCGCGCTGACGGCGGCGTTCCTGGCCGTGGTCGTCGGCTACGGTTTCTACACGCTGTCGACGACCGGGAACTTCGCGCTCAGCGGCACCACCGGCAGCGTCGTCTACGGACGGACGGCCGTCGTCGCCGACTGCGCGGCACTCGACCTGACTCCGGAAGAGGAGATCGTCTGCCCGGACGAGCCGGTCGAGGAACGGCAGGAACGCGGCATCGACTTCTACATCCACGTCTTCGCCTACCCCGGGGTCCTCGAATCCCTCCCGGAAGGCTTCGACTACGCCGCCGCGCAGAGTTCGTTCGCGAAGAAGGTCGTGCTGAACCAGCCCGGCGACGTCGTCAGCGGCGTCGTCCGCGACTTCCTCAAGGGATTCGCGCCGACCCGCACGCAGAGCCCCGGCGACGTGCCGCTGGATCGCTGGCAGTTCCAGCTGCAGTACCCGTTCCACGACATACCCGAGTGGTACGTGATGGAGTATCTGGAGCGCTACGACGACGGCGAACTCTACGTCGACGTCGAGCTGGCTTCTTGGCTGCGCTCGTACCAGCTCAGCTACGGGTACACCCCGGGTACCGTACTGGGTGTGCTGCTGCTCGCGTCGGTGGCTGCGATGCTGGGCGTGGGGAGGGCGAGACGATCCGGATTGCGTGCGGCGTGCCTGCTGCCCGCGGGACTGGCGACCACCGTACTGTCCACGGCGGCCGCTATGGAATTCTCGTGGCGTTACCAGTTGCCCGCACTGGTGCTGCTGCCGATCGCAGGAGCGCTGGGGCTCACAGCCATATTCGGGCGGAGACCCGACGACGCCGGCGGGGAGTCGGCGGAGGCGAGCTCCGTGACACCGACAGGCCGGCCGGCTCGGGCGGCCCCGAAGGAGAGCGACATGACCGCGACGTTCCCCGACGAGGTGGACCGCACTGCGCTGGACGACTACGCGGAGCGGTACGGCGACCAGGGATTCGCTCCGGTCGTCGTCCTCATCGCCGCCTACAACGAGGAAGCCGCGATCGCCGACGTGCTCGACGGGATGCCGAGCACTAGCTGCGGGCTCGACGTGGACACGCTCGTCGTCGTCGACGGCGCCTCCGACGACACCGCCGACGTGGCCAAGCAGCACAACGCCTACACCTGCGTCGTGCCGACGAATCGCGGACAGGGCGCGGCGCTGCGCCTCGGCTACCGGCTCGCCGGGGAGCGGGGCGCGAAGTACGTGGTCACCACCGACGCCGACGGCCAGTACGACATCGCCGAGCTGCCGAGCCTGCTGCAGCCGCTGATCGACGACGAGGCCGACTTCGTCACCGGGTCGCGACGCCTCGGCCGCAGCGAGACCACCGACGGGCTGCGCAAGGCCGGGACCTACGTGTTCGCCTGGGTCGTCAGCGCACTGACCGGCCAGACGGTCACCGACACCTCGTTCGGGTTCCGTGGCATGAAGGTCGAGGTCGCGAACACTGTCCGGCTGGAACAGAACCAGTACCAGTCGTCGGAACTACTGGTCGGCGTCCTCGCGCACGGCTACCGGGTGCTGGAGAAGCCGATGACGATGCTGGAACGGTCGGCAGGGGAGAGCAAGAAGGGCAACAACATCCTCTACGGCTACCGCTACACGAAGGTCGTGCTCGGCACCTTGTGGCGGGAGCGTCGCGAGGAATCCCGCCGTGCGCAGGACCGGGTCGACGACAACGTCTCCGCGGCGACCGCCGGTTCCACCGGACACCACTGA
- a CDS encoding NAD-dependent epimerase/dehydratase family protein, with protein MTSSVTSSTPDSSGRAGRVVVTGGSGFVGRAVVRALLDRGTSVVVADREPLPASVRDDRVTHVQGELADPDVRDRALSEGCTGVIHLAAITSVLKSAEQPAETFETNVRVTHELLELARQRGIGQFVLASTNAVVGDIGHGTISEDLPLQPLTPYGATKAAGEMLLSGYAGAYGLATASLRFTNIYGPGMGHKDSFIPRLMRAALAGEGVEVYGDGSQSRDFVHLSDVVQGIMAAFDKQYTGSAIIGSGESISVTQLIEAVRAATGEPLPVEHVPAKQGEMPAVIVDVSTAKRELGYTPTMGLTDGLRTVWDDFRAAAADGTP; from the coding sequence GTGACCAGCAGCGTGACCTCTTCCACACCTGACAGCAGCGGCCGCGCCGGCCGGGTCGTCGTCACCGGGGGCTCCGGGTTCGTCGGCCGGGCCGTGGTCCGGGCGCTCCTCGACCGCGGCACGTCCGTCGTGGTGGCCGACCGCGAGCCACTGCCCGCCTCGGTGCGCGACGACCGCGTGACGCACGTGCAGGGCGAGCTCGCCGACCCCGACGTGCGCGACCGCGCCCTCTCCGAGGGGTGCACCGGCGTCATCCACCTCGCGGCCATCACCTCCGTGCTCAAGTCGGCCGAGCAGCCCGCCGAGACCTTCGAGACGAACGTGCGGGTCACCCACGAGCTGCTGGAACTCGCGCGGCAGCGCGGCATCGGGCAGTTCGTGCTCGCCTCCACCAACGCCGTCGTCGGCGACATCGGCCACGGCACGATCTCCGAGGACCTGCCGCTGCAGCCGCTCACCCCGTACGGGGCCACGAAGGCGGCGGGCGAGATGCTGCTCTCCGGTTACGCCGGTGCCTACGGCCTCGCGACCGCCTCGCTGCGGTTCACCAACATCTACGGCCCGGGGATGGGACACAAGGACAGCTTCATCCCCCGACTGATGCGCGCCGCGCTGGCGGGCGAGGGTGTGGAGGTCTACGGCGACGGCTCGCAGAGCAGGGACTTCGTCCACCTCTCCGACGTGGTCCAGGGCATCATGGCCGCCTTCGACAAGCAGTACACCGGCAGCGCGATCATCGGTTCCGGTGAGTCCATTTCGGTCACGCAGCTCATCGAGGCCGTCCGCGCCGCCACCGGCGAGCCGCTGCCGGTCGAGCACGTGCCCGCCAAGCAGGGGGAGATGCCCGCGGTCATCGTCGACGTCTCCACCGCCAAGCGCGAACTCGGCTACACGCCGACGATGGGACTGACCGACGGTCTTCGTACGGTGTGGGACGACTTCCGCGCCGCGGCCGCCGACGGAACACCGTGA
- a CDS encoding SRPBCC family protein has product MTRAYASAVVPAGAQDVWSRVREFNGLPDWHPAITGSELEGAPPAVEVGAVRHLTLGDGGAVVERLVALDDGDRSMTYDILKSAFSVRRYRATIRVRPVTATADTFVEWYADFDSEGADETELVEFFSGGVFGTGLRGLRDLFAG; this is encoded by the coding sequence ATGACCAGGGCATACGCGAGTGCGGTCGTGCCTGCGGGCGCGCAGGACGTGTGGAGCCGGGTGCGGGAGTTCAACGGGCTGCCCGACTGGCATCCCGCGATCACCGGAAGCGAACTCGAAGGGGCGCCGCCCGCCGTCGAGGTCGGCGCGGTGCGGCATCTGACGCTCGGTGACGGCGGCGCGGTGGTGGAGCGGCTCGTCGCGCTCGACGACGGCGACCGTTCGATGACCTACGACATCCTGAAGAGCGCGTTCTCGGTGCGCCGGTACCGGGCCACGATCCGGGTCCGGCCGGTCACCGCTACCGCGGACACCTTCGTCGAGTGGTACGCGGACTTCGACTCGGAGGGTGCCGACGAAACCGAACTCGTCGAGTTCTTCAGCGGAGGCGTGTTCGGCACCGGACTGCGCGGGCTGCGGGACCTCTTCGCCGGGTGA
- a CDS encoding phosphoenolpyruvate hydrolase family protein translates to MPQRAELMRRFHEKVARGESIVGGGAGTGLSAKCEEAGGIDLIVLYNSGRYRMAGRGSLAGLLAYGNANDIVVDMAPEVLPVVRHTPVLAGVNGTDPFMMRERFLRELGDLGFAGIQNFPTVGLIDGTFRANLEETGMSYQLEVELVAAAHEADLLTTPYVFSADDARAMTRAGADIIVCHMGLTTGGSVGADTAKTLDDCVASIDEWAQAATEVRDDVLVLCHGGPISMPEDAEYVLSRTARCDGFYGASSMERLPTEQALTRQTEAFTRIRTR, encoded by the coding sequence ATGCCCCAACGCGCCGAGCTGATGCGGCGTTTCCACGAGAAGGTCGCGCGCGGCGAGTCGATCGTCGGCGGCGGTGCCGGAACCGGGCTCTCCGCGAAGTGCGAAGAGGCGGGCGGCATCGACCTGATCGTGCTGTACAACTCGGGTCGCTACCGGATGGCCGGGCGCGGCTCGCTCGCCGGGCTGCTCGCCTACGGCAACGCCAACGACATCGTCGTCGACATGGCGCCCGAGGTACTGCCCGTCGTGCGCCACACGCCCGTGCTCGCCGGCGTCAACGGCACCGACCCGTTCATGATGCGGGAGCGCTTCCTGCGGGAACTGGGCGACTTGGGCTTCGCCGGGATCCAGAACTTCCCGACGGTAGGGCTCATCGACGGCACCTTCCGCGCCAACCTCGAAGAGACCGGCATGAGCTACCAGCTCGAGGTGGAGCTCGTCGCCGCAGCGCACGAAGCCGACCTGCTGACAACGCCGTACGTGTTCTCCGCCGACGACGCTCGAGCCATGACCCGGGCGGGTGCCGACATCATCGTCTGTCACATGGGGCTGACCACCGGCGGTTCGGTCGGTGCCGACACCGCCAAGACCCTCGACGACTGCGTCGCCTCCATCGACGAGTGGGCGCAGGCGGCCACCGAGGTACGCGACGACGTGCTCGTGCTGTGCCACGGCGGCCCGATCTCCATGCCAGAGGACGCCGAGTACGTCCTGAGCCGCACCGCGCGCTGTGACGGGTTCTACGGCGCGAGCAGCATGGAACGCCTGCCCACCGAACAGGCGCTGACCCGACAGACCGAGGCGTTCACCCGAATCAGAACCCGGTGA
- a CDS encoding Tm-1-like ATP-binding domain-containing protein, which produces MGSAYVVGTFDTKGAELHHVASLLAAGSDVVTVDLSTSGTPEHGSVSVSAQQVAAHHPDGVNAVFTGDRGSAVSAMATAFERFLPSREDVAGVLGLGGSGGTALLAPALRALPVGVPKYVVSTVASGDTSSYVDYSDVVLFPSVTDVAGLNRISRRVLGNAAHALLGAITHPVPDVADLPAVALSMFGVTTPCVTALSERLHDAYDPLVFHCTGTGGRAMEKLVDDGLVAAVLDVTTTEVCDLVAGGVMSAGEQRLDAIARSRVPYVGSCGALDMVNFGATVPEHYRDRTLYAHNPQVTLMRTNADECRRIGEFLARKLNACEGPVRFVLPEGGVSLLDVAGQPFHDPETDAVLFDTIERELHQTDQRRLVRSPHAINDPEFVSTLLDQFHEVSPA; this is translated from the coding sequence ATGGGTAGCGCTTACGTCGTGGGGACCTTCGACACGAAGGGTGCCGAGCTGCATCATGTCGCCTCGCTGCTCGCGGCGGGTTCGGATGTGGTGACCGTCGACCTGAGCACCTCAGGCACGCCCGAGCACGGTTCGGTGAGCGTCTCGGCCCAGCAGGTCGCTGCGCACCATCCCGACGGGGTGAACGCCGTGTTCACGGGCGACCGGGGGAGTGCCGTCTCAGCGATGGCGACCGCGTTCGAACGGTTCCTGCCCTCCCGTGAGGACGTCGCCGGGGTACTGGGGCTCGGAGGTTCGGGCGGCACCGCACTGCTGGCGCCCGCGTTGCGCGCCCTCCCGGTGGGAGTCCCGAAGTACGTCGTGTCCACTGTGGCCTCTGGCGACACGTCGTCCTATGTGGACTACAGCGACGTGGTGCTGTTCCCGTCGGTGACCGATGTCGCCGGGCTGAACCGGATCTCCCGTCGAGTCCTCGGCAACGCCGCGCACGCGCTGCTCGGTGCGATCACGCACCCGGTGCCCGACGTGGCGGACCTGCCTGCGGTGGCGCTGTCGATGTTCGGTGTGACGACGCCGTGCGTCACCGCGCTCAGCGAACGCCTGCACGACGCGTACGACCCGTTGGTCTTCCACTGCACCGGAACCGGTGGGCGCGCCATGGAGAAACTCGTCGACGATGGCTTGGTGGCGGCCGTGCTCGACGTGACCACGACGGAAGTCTGCGATCTCGTCGCCGGCGGGGTGATGAGCGCGGGCGAGCAGCGGCTCGACGCGATCGCCCGCAGCCGCGTGCCCTACGTCGGTTCGTGCGGCGCTCTCGACATGGTCAACTTCGGCGCGACCGTGCCCGAGCATTACCGCGACCGCACCCTCTACGCGCACAACCCGCAGGTCACTCTGATGCGAACGAACGCCGACGAGTGTCGACGCATCGGTGAGTTCCTCGCGCGCAAACTCAACGCGTGCGAGGGGCCGGTTCGGTTCGTGCTGCCGGAAGGTGGTGTGTCCCTGCTGGACGTCGCCGGCCAGCCGTTCCACGATCCGGAGACGGACGCCGTGCTGTTCGACACGATCGAACGCGAACTCCACCAGACCGACCAGCGGCGTCTCGTGCGGTCCCCGCACGCGATCAACGACCCGGAGTTCGTCAGCACCCTGCTCGACCAGTTCCACGAGGTCTCCCCGGCGTGA
- a CDS encoding YbaB/EbfC family nucleoid-associated protein, whose translation MDRVYAESAHEWAVSAEGRTMDGGSFLEEQAGFQSDGATPHAADAVAGEGVAGDGGIRVAVGVEGRVTEVSLDPVVTGRADSQWLGRAVADAVNDAFDDLDRRVRESDGVLGVLADDLQQVTTEFERAMGSVREDISRVQQRLNRY comes from the coding sequence ATGGACCGGGTGTACGCGGAATCGGCACATGAGTGGGCCGTCAGCGCGGAGGGGAGAACGATGGACGGCGGGAGTTTCCTCGAGGAGCAGGCAGGGTTTCAAAGTGACGGCGCAACGCCGCATGCAGCGGATGCGGTGGCAGGCGAGGGCGTGGCCGGTGACGGCGGGATACGGGTAGCGGTCGGGGTTGAGGGTCGAGTGACTGAGGTGTCTCTGGACCCTGTGGTGACCGGGCGGGCTGATTCGCAGTGGCTGGGGAGGGCCGTGGCAGATGCCGTGAACGACGCCTTCGACGATCTCGACCGTCGTGTACGGGAGAGCGACGGGGTGCTCGGCGTGCTCGCGGACGATCTCCAGCAGGTGACTACCGAGTTCGAGCGAGCGATGGGGAGTGTGCGGGAGGACATCTCCAGGGTGCAGCAGCGGCTGAACCGATATTGA
- a CDS encoding polymorphic toxin type 24 domain-containing protein has protein sequence MSVTLPPELSALLHETGAAWPQADEDRLCDLAASWRATAKELGQTHAQATDVAQTIVARHQGAVINAFEDYWSQVDRHLAMSVVATDQIASGLEAMAQATLSTKSSIIDVLARGHQARTELQSTSATIAVIGPLIGLLLRTLGRFLATLIRQLASTIANWFRPAFRAIGRFLQDIIEFFAEILPEPSPEPLPPPPPPPSEPTYPRDQPLPPARELIDNGTEYTDPGKRGRSLPLESEPNSVLYLRNPPENGAVSCYTVYDNNGFAVKRVDLQGRDHGGVPTPHVVDYKVNVNPETGEQHVGQINKKKPRPASSKEIP, from the coding sequence ATGAGCGTGACACTGCCACCCGAACTGAGCGCACTTCTCCACGAGACCGGCGCAGCGTGGCCACAAGCCGACGAGGACCGACTCTGTGACCTCGCCGCATCCTGGCGTGCCACGGCCAAGGAACTCGGGCAGACACACGCGCAGGCGACGGACGTCGCGCAAACCATCGTGGCCCGACACCAGGGCGCCGTGATCAACGCTTTCGAAGACTACTGGTCACAGGTGGACCGCCATCTCGCGATGAGCGTTGTCGCGACAGACCAGATCGCAAGCGGGTTGGAGGCGATGGCCCAGGCGACGTTGAGTACGAAGTCCTCCATCATCGACGTACTCGCCAGAGGCCACCAGGCGCGGACCGAGCTGCAGAGCACCAGCGCGACGATCGCCGTGATCGGACCGCTCATCGGCCTACTCCTCCGGACTCTCGGTCGATTCCTCGCTACCTTGATCCGACAACTGGCGAGCACCATAGCGAATTGGTTTCGTCCCGCTTTCCGCGCGATCGGAAGATTCTTACAGGACATCATCGAGTTTTTCGCCGAAATCCTGCCCGAGCCCTCACCGGAGCCGTTGCCGCCACCTCCGCCACCTCCATCGGAGCCGACGTACCCACGCGACCAACCACTGCCGCCCGCCCGGGAGCTCATCGACAACGGCACGGAGTACACCGACCCGGGAAAGCGCGGACGGTCCCTCCCACTCGAGTCGGAACCCAATTCGGTCCTCTACCTGCGAAATCCACCTGAGAACGGCGCAGTGAGCTGCTACACTGTTTACGACAACAATGGTTTCGCCGTAAAGAGGGTCGACCTACAAGGTCGTGATCACGGTGGCGTGCCCACTCCGCATGTCGTCGACTACAAGGTCAACGTCAACCCCGAAACCGGCGAACAACACGTTGGTCAAATCAACAAGAAAAAGCCGAGGCCAGCCTCATCGAAGGAGATACCGTGA
- a CDS encoding acyl-CoA dehydrogenase family protein, which produces MVDFSLSETERDIRDWVRNFVTRELVPMENEVLRRERRGEEGITSEEKNALREKARAAGFWGVQTPEEYGGMELPAVMAALIEIELGRTFVPFSFGGGADNILYYANEEQKQRYLLPTIAGERKSCFAITEPGAGSDAKELRTTARKEGSEWVIDGEKTFITGGIDADFTMVFAVTDKDKGADGGVTCFLVDRDMGWKSEPIEIMGERERQPAALIFESVRVPEENILGELGGGFRLAMQWIGSGRYLLPARALGNCERMVEMSMDYAKNRSTFGAPIADRQAIQWMIADSAVEIEALRWLVLQAAWQRDQGMDSRHAQSIAKLHGGVRANEIVDRMLQIHGGMGYTKEFPLERWYRDLRLLRIFEGTDEIQRRTISRNLLKGHASVSGSLG; this is translated from the coding sequence ATGGTCGACTTCTCCCTGTCCGAGACCGAGCGCGACATCCGCGACTGGGTACGCAACTTCGTCACCCGCGAGCTGGTGCCGATGGAGAACGAGGTACTGCGCCGCGAGCGCCGCGGTGAGGAAGGAATCACCTCGGAGGAGAAGAACGCGTTGCGCGAGAAGGCGCGCGCGGCCGGGTTCTGGGGCGTGCAGACCCCGGAGGAGTACGGCGGTATGGAGCTGCCCGCGGTGATGGCCGCGCTCATCGAGATCGAGCTGGGCCGGACGTTCGTGCCGTTCAGCTTCGGTGGCGGTGCGGACAACATCCTCTACTACGCCAACGAGGAGCAGAAGCAGCGTTACCTGCTGCCGACCATCGCCGGTGAGCGCAAGTCCTGCTTCGCGATCACCGAGCCGGGTGCGGGTTCGGACGCGAAGGAACTCCGGACCACGGCGCGCAAGGAAGGCTCGGAGTGGGTCATCGACGGTGAGAAGACGTTCATCACCGGCGGGATCGACGCGGACTTCACGATGGTGTTCGCGGTGACCGACAAGGACAAGGGCGCCGACGGGGGTGTGACCTGCTTCCTGGTGGACCGCGACATGGGCTGGAAGTCCGAGCCGATCGAGATCATGGGCGAGCGGGAGCGCCAGCCGGCCGCATTGATCTTCGAGAGCGTCCGGGTGCCGGAGGAGAACATCCTCGGCGAGCTCGGCGGGGGGTTCCGGCTCGCGATGCAGTGGATCGGCAGCGGCCGGTACCTGCTGCCCGCCCGGGCGCTGGGCAACTGCGAGCGCATGGTCGAGATGAGCATGGACTACGCCAAGAACCGCAGTACGTTCGGTGCGCCGATCGCCGACCGGCAGGCGATCCAGTGGATGATCGCGGACTCGGCGGTGGAGATCGAGGCACTGCGGTGGCTCGTGCTGCAGGCCGCGTGGCAGCGCGACCAGGGCATGGACTCGCGCCACGCCCAGTCGATCGCGAAGCTGCACGGCGGTGTCCGGGCGAACGAGATCGTGGACCGCATGCTGCAGATCCACGGTGGCATGGGATACACCAAGGAGTTCCCGCTGGAGCGCTGGTACCGGGACCTGCGCCTGCTGCGGATCTTCGAGGGCACCGACGAAATCCAGCGTCGCACCATCTCCCGCAACCTGCTCAAGGGCCACGCCTCGGTCAGCGGGTCCCTCGGCTGA
- the fabG gene encoding 3-oxoacyl-ACP reductase FabG, whose amino-acid sequence MSEELSGRVAVVTGAARGIGAAVAEKLAASGAAVALVDIDESAGADAVSRITDAGGKALAVGADVTDSSSVDAAFARIAAELGPVGVLVNNAGVTRDNMLFKMSETDWDLVMGVHLRGAFLCSKAAQKHMVEQRWGKIVNLSSVSALGNRGQANYSTAKAGVQGFTRTLAIELGPFGVNVNAIAPGFIVTDMTAATAERIGVDFQDMQDMTAKDTPVRRVGNPADIANTVEFLSSENSSFITGQTFYVDGGRKLG is encoded by the coding sequence ATGAGCGAGGAACTGAGCGGCCGGGTCGCGGTCGTCACCGGTGCGGCCCGCGGGATCGGTGCCGCAGTGGCGGAGAAGCTGGCCGCGTCGGGTGCGGCGGTCGCACTCGTCGACATCGACGAATCCGCCGGCGCCGATGCGGTCTCCCGGATCACCGACGCGGGCGGCAAGGCGCTGGCTGTCGGCGCGGACGTGACCGACTCGTCCTCTGTGGACGCCGCGTTCGCGCGGATCGCCGCCGAGCTCGGGCCGGTCGGTGTCCTCGTCAACAATGCGGGCGTCACCCGGGACAACATGCTGTTCAAGATGTCCGAGACGGACTGGGACCTGGTGATGGGCGTGCACCTGCGGGGCGCGTTCCTGTGCAGCAAGGCCGCGCAGAAGCACATGGTCGAGCAGCGCTGGGGCAAGATCGTGAACCTCTCCAGCGTGTCCGCTCTCGGCAATCGGGGTCAGGCCAACTACTCCACGGCCAAGGCCGGGGTGCAGGGCTTCACCCGGACGCTGGCGATCGAGCTCGGGCCGTTCGGCGTCAACGTCAACGCCATCGCCCCCGGATTCATCGTCACGGACATGACGGCCGCCACGGCGGAGCGGATCGGCGTGGACTTCCAGGACATGCAGGACATGACCGCGAAGGACACGCCGGTGCGCCGGGTCGGCAATCCCGCCGACATCGCGAACACGGTCGAGTTCCTCAGCAGTGAGAACTCGTCGTTCATCACCGGTCAGACGTTCTACGTCGACGGCGGGCGCAAGCTCGGCTGA